The Humulus lupulus chromosome 4, drHumLupu1.1, whole genome shotgun sequence genome has a window encoding:
- the LOC133830649 gene encoding probable xyloglucan 6-xylosyltransferase 5 codes for MGHESFTAQKRIGGTGLPTSNTGSAVNGRTRGFGSLPRGRQIQKTFNNIKITILCGFVTILVLRGTIGVGNLGGSDADAVNQNIIEETNRILAEIRSDGDPNDPDELAESEINPNVTYTLGPKIENWNQERKAWLDSSPEFPSYVNGKPRILLVTGSPPKPCDNPIGDHYLLKGIKNKIDYCRLHGIEIVYNLAHLDKELAGYWAKLPLLRRLMLSHPEVEWIWWMDSDALFTDMVFEIPLSKYDNYNLVVHGYPDLMFEQKSWIALNTGSFLFRNCQWSLDLLDAWAPMGPKGPIREEAGRVLTAFLKGRPAFEADDQSALIYLLLSQKDQWMDKVFLENSYYLHGYWAGLVDRYEEMIEKYHPGLGDERWPFVTHFVGCKPCGSYGDYPVEKCLSSMERAFNFADNQVLQLYGFRHRGLLSPKIKRVRNETVTPLEYVDKFDIRRHPAQQS; via the coding sequence ATGGGGCACGAGAGCTTTACGGCTCAGAAGAGAATTGGAGGAACTGGGTTACCGACTAGTAATACTGGTTCAGCTGTGAATGGCAGAACCCGTGGATTTGGGAGCTTACCTCGTGGCCGTCAGATCCAAAAAACCTTCAACAACATCAAGATTACCATTCTATGTGGCTTCGTTACTATCCTTGTTCTTCGTGGAACTATCGGCGTCGGAAACCTTGGCGGCTCCGACGCCGACGCCGTCAACCAGAACATCATCGAGGAGACGAACCGGATCCTCGCCGAGATCCGATCCGACGGTGATCCCAACGACCCGGATGAGCTTGCCGAGTCTGAGATCAATCCAAATGTTACATACACTCTTGGCCCCAAGATCGAAAATTGGAACCAGGAGCGGAAAGCCTGGCTTGATTCGAGTCCCGAGTTCCCCAGCTATGTTAATGGTAAGCCTCGTATCTTGCTCGTAACTGGGTCGCCGCCTAAGCCTTGTGATAACCCAATTGGGGATCATTATTTGCTGAAAGGTATTAAGAATAAGATTGATTATTGTAGGCTCCATGGGATTGAGATTGTGTATAATTTGGCTCATTTGGATAAGGAGCTTGCTGGGTATTGGGCAAAATTGCCATTACTTAGGCGTTTGATGTTATCCCATCCTGAAGTTGAGTGGATTTGGTGGATGGATAGTGATGCATTGTTTACTGATATGGTGTTTGAGATCCCACTCTCTAAGTATGATAATTATAATTTGGTCGTTCACGGGTACCCTGATTTGATGTTCGAACAAAAATCTTGGATTGCTTTGAATACTGGTAGCTTTTTGTTTAGGAATTGTCAATGGTCTCTGGATTTGCTTGATGCTTGGGCTCCAATGGGTCCTAAGGGTCCAATTCGAGAAGAGGCGGGGAGGGTTTTGACTGCCTTTCTCAAGGGAAGGCCGGCTTTTGAGGCAGATGATCAGTCGGCATTGATATACTTATTGCTTTCACAGAAGGATCAATGGATGGATAAGGTGTTTCTTGAGAATTCATACTACTTACATGGCTATTGGGCTGGTTTAGTTGATCGTTATGAAGAGATGATAGAGAAGTATCATCCAGGATTGGGAGATGAGAGATGGCCATTTGTGACCCATTTTGTGGGCTGCAAGCCTTGTGGGAGCTATGGAGATTACCCGGTTGAGAAGTGCTTGAGCAGTATGGAAAGGGCATTCAATTTTGCAGATAACCAGGTGCTTCAGCTGTATGGTTTTAGGCACAGGGGCTTGTTGAGTCCTAAGATCAAGAGGGTCAGGAATGAGACTGTCACTCCTCTGGAGTACGTTGACAAGTTTGATATTCGGCGGCATCCGGCCCAGCAGAGCTAG